One Chaetodon auriga isolate fChaAug3 chromosome 11, fChaAug3.hap1, whole genome shotgun sequence genomic window, AAGCTGCAGGTTTTAGCGTTCATGTTTGCCATGCAGACATGAAATGTGATATTTATCTTTCCATCAAACTTTCTGATATATagtgaataagtgtatttcccaaaaaagaaaacttgaaTAGAGAAACCCAACTatttctttaaagctgcattaagtgATCTGTTACCACTAAGAGCCAAGAATGCGATAAAACAAATTCATAGAAATAAACTGATGTAAAACTTTAATGAGTTGTTCTGGTATAATATATTAGCAATCAAGCATCCCAATAGATGATTTAATCTGTGGAAAATGCATTTAAACTAAGGTTAAGGTATTCTGGTACCTATTTTAGAAACAGTGAGTCAGCTATGTCGTATATGCAGGCAGCAGGGATCATGAAACTTATAGTTAAGAGTGGAaatttttttcccttaaaaacaaacaatcctCTGCTGTTGCTAAGAGAAGTAAGTCCCACAGTCCATCGTTCACACAGTACTCCCATTCTCTGTCCTGCACCCTTTCACCTGTCTGCTAACTGGTTGGAAAGCCGGAACAGGCAAATTCCTGTCAGAAGGGTCATTCCTATCTCAGTATAATACTCTCAGTTCTGTCAGGCATTTAGTGGCACAATACAGCCTCAACGTTCCTAAAcagctgtgtctttgttgtctgCTGCAGGCAGCTGGGGAGGTGGCCCTTCTGGTGGATATCCCTCCATTGGTCTCGACAGCTTGTCCAACCCTGGATACAACGCTGGCATGGTAAGTTtagcctgaaaaaaaaatcatcttccCTGCACCCAGGAAATTTTGTAATGTATGTGTCGTGCAACATCACCAGACTATTGCGTTGAATATTCCAGTTAGAATGGATTAAACAGCCATTCATGGAATATCAGATCCTTTCGCTGTATGGTAAGATGTTTCCAAAGTCGTCTTAAAATCCCTCAGCTTTGCCATTTTCTCCGTCAGCGCCTCTTTTCAGGTCTTTTGCATGAGAAAAAACCGCCATGTACTTAAATCTTACCATGCTTCTCAAACCTATCAATCTGATGCAacttttttttacctcttttactttacttttcattttcttgtctATGTTGTATTCTCATTTGTGTTATCAGACGTATGTGTTTCCATCTTATTGCGTAGCATGGCCACACTTTGTTTGGATATGGGTATAACGAGGCCGGAAGAAGTTCAAAACACTGGGAGAGTTAACTTCAGTTCCTCCTCTGAAGTTAGATCTAGAATAAGGGACAATTACTTAAACACAGATTAATGccataaacaaatgaaaatttaaTCCAAAAAAGGTGTGACCTGCTACCTGTGCTTTGCATGAAATCATCTTCAAGGATCTGTGCACATATTATGGAATGCCAATCTTTCCAAATCACAGGCCAGTCAGACCTCTCCAGGCATGGGGGGTTTTACTCCAAATCCATCCATGTACGCCCAAGCCCCTGGGGCGTACCCATCTCCCCCTCAGCCGAGCGGGTATGGTGCCCCCTTTCCTAACCAACAGTCATATGGCCTGTACCCACAGCCAGGAGGGACCATGCCCCCAAACCAAGGCCCAGGGATGGGATACCCTGGTCAGCCTGGCCAACCAATGCCTGGATACCCCCGTGCACCATCACCGAACCCACCCATGGCCGGTTATGGAGGAGCACCATCACCGAACCCACCCATGGCTGGTTATGGAGGAGCACCATCACCGAACCCACCCATGGCTGGTTATGGAGGAGCACCAGCACCGATGCCTGGGTACCCAAAGGTTCCTTCACCAAATCCATCCATGCCGGCGTACGGTGGAGGAGCCATGCCAGTAGCTCCACCTGTCAATGTAATATATATGACATAATACTTCACTATACCAACTTCATTTTTGACTATTGGTTACAAAGTGAATTATCTCCTCTTATTTGCCTCTCTGCTTTTACGATGTGACGGTTGAATGAGAATGAACATTGTGTTGAAATAACACTGGTTGCTTTGCGGAAATTGCTGTATTGTTTCTATTGTCAGAGAGGATTCAGGGGAACAATCAAGGACTTTCCTGGAGCTGACCCACTCAAAGATGTGGAGGTCCTGAGGAAGGCCATGAAGGGCTTTGGTAAGTTCTCTGGGAAGAAGCCCTAATCAGAGTGTACCACTTGCCATTTTGTCATTTGTATGTCATTGAGCTGTAATTTTGCACACGACACACTGAATGTTGTCCATTTGGAATCTGAGCCATCAATTCtatttctttaattttcttcAAATTATAGCTTTTGTATTCAGAAAGATATTTGTAATTTTtaagtgtaaatgtcatttgtaagtataaatgaaatgaagacctgttcatcttcttcattttataatctgtacaaatgtacatatacatggttgtttttctattttgtatcctgtacacttttttattttgacctttttATACCAATGTGCTtcctttttgtaatacttgctgccTGTAATGACACAATTTACCCAGTGTGGGGTCAATAAAGCCTTAtctaatcttatcttatctgcaGTCTGTGTCTGATTTGACATTGTGGGCTTGTCTGTGCAGGAACTGATGAACAAGCCATCATCAACTTGCTGGGGAGTCGCTCCAACAAGCAGCGCGTGCCTTTGCTCCGAGCCTACAAAACGTCTTACGGGAAGGTAACAGCCCTGTTCATGCTTATTATGTTTGTGTTATGTTGTTAATGTGATACCTGATTGTAGGACTGTACTGACTAGTTTGAAGCTACATtcataaagttgaatcaacattCGATGCGTCGTTGCATTGTAGTGTTTTTGCAACTTCAGCATAGATTGTAATGGTTATTGCATGTCCAGACAGAAGCAGCTGTATCAGAACTctaaatacatacatgcatacattcaAGTCTATTTATATGTACTTGGCAATTTGTATTCATTAAAGAAAGctgatttaataaaaaaaaaggactagCTCATTTAACCAGATGAATCACTTGATTGAAACTGAGGATTtcatttgtggatttttttttatttctttaggGTAATGACATCATAAAATCTGACATTCACTTGATTGGAACACCTCAGTAGAAgcttcaaatgtaaaaactgaCATTCAGTACAGCCACACCTTGTTCCGTTTTCCATTTTAGGAGAGTATCTACTTTAAAACTTTGTTTGCAAGACAAACACTCAATATAGAATCATGCGTGGCTTAGTGTGCATTACCTAGCAGTGCATAATGATGACAAGCAGAGAACAGGTGCTAGTGCTGCCAGTAAAATGGAAAGGGGATTAGATGTCCTCAGAGCTCATTATAGTTATGCCGCAGAGCTTCTTGCAGAAACTTTTCCACAAGACCAGTTAATTGGACTTATTccaaacatgtttctgttttcaggaTCTGATTAAGGATCTGCATTCAGAGCTGTCTGGAGACTTCAGGAAACTGGTCATGGCCTCTTTGAAGAGCCCAGCTGAGTTCGATGCCTCTGAGCTCCACAGTGCCATAAAGGTAAATGCTGGTTTATAATCCAGGTTCTTATGTGGTTTTGAACTGTGAACATTTGCTTGCATGTTTCCGTGTTACGTTATTATAAAGACTTGTATCAGCTGTAGGTTTGAATGAAGGTTTACTAAACAGGAATAATTCTGGCTGCTGCGAGGCGAGGGGAGGAGATGAGGTTGTCACATTGTCATTGTTCTGCCTTCCTAACAGGGAGCCGGAACCGATGAAGCCTGCCTGATAGAGATCCTGTCTTCCCGCTCCAATGCTGAAATCAAGGAGATAAACCGTATTTACAAACTAGGTGAGATGCCTCAGGGCAGCTAATGCACTACATTCCCCTACTGTTCGTTTCTCCATTATCACACAGCATCGCAGCACTGTGTGGGAAGAGTTTTATCGCATTAGTAGATAAGCTCAGTGTACTTTGATTTGGGTGCCGCCGTGAAATTTGTAAATTCAGATGTTATGGCGAAGAATCTGATGCGCATAAAGTCATTTAGTACTCTgtaataataaattaaaattaagGGTTCATAACTGCAAATACACAAAGGTATTAGATTGGATTCTTCAGTTTTATGGTTTATTTCTGTAATTGTTCtgtgttgtttgcttttatttgcttATGTAAACCACAGCAGCCCAGTTTATCTTGCTACTTAAGATAAACTGTGGTTACCCTATCAACAGTAGTGCTGTTATTAGTTTCAGTGAAGATTTTCAGTGCTCCATGATGGGAATCAGGTTGCACTATGTCACATGTttaactgtaaaaacaaaatgttcaaattatTACTAACTGTGTTTCCATGTGGCCCGTTTtggcctgtttgttttttaccatttcagaaaacaagaaGTCACTGGAGGACGCCATTAGTGGGGACACCTCAGGCCACTTCCGCAGGCTCCTGATCTCCCTCGCCCAGGTACAGATATGACACAAAGTAATTATGTGTGTACCTGATGTACTCTGAGCAAATATTGTCAGATTTAATTAGGAATatgcttttttaaattctttttcaGGGTAATCGTGATGAAAGAGAAACCGTTGACATCTCTCTGGCTAAACAAGATGCTCAGGTAAAGTCTGCGTATTTTTCATtaataattaatgttttatGATTTATCTGCAACACGGTCgtttttattatgttattaaCTTGACCTTTTGATTGCAGAGACATGTTGATTAGGACACGTTGCTGTTCTTTTTACAGGCCCTGTatgctgctggagaaaacaaGCTAGGAACAGATGAGTCCAAGTTTAATGCTATCTTGTGTGCCAGGAGCAAACCCCATCTGAGAGCAGGTATTTGTTATGAATGCATGTCCACAAGCAATAAGATTGaattcagcatttaaaacatatAAATGGATATTTGAGGGTCAGGCCACAAATGCAAGTTTAGTTAACTGTTAGCTCCTGTTCGCTGTATTactgatagtgtgtgtgtgtgtgtgtgtagtgtttcTTGAGTACCAGCAGATGTGTGGCAGAGATATTGAGAAGAGCATCGGCAGGGAGATGTCCGGAGACTTGGAGAGTGGCATGTTGGCAGTGGGTAAGAATACACACGCATCTATTCAAGTCTATTTTTAGAAGGGCCTCACCCATGTATTATAATTCTGAGTCAGGATCTGTTCTACATAATTGGTTAATGACAGGTGTAGAGGCTTGTCTTCATTACATGTTTGACGTAACATTTAGTCATCAAACATTTTCCATGCTCGTTATGTGACATACTGTATTACAGCTATCACCATACACAGTACTGACTTCTGTTAAATGCGTAATcttttcccccccttttttttgccAACATTTCTCAGGTTTATGGTACAGTAACCTGTCTACCTGTTGCATTTGAATCCTCCCATTGGTTTTGCACATCCAGTctatatgttttcattttgaggtGTTGTGCACTGCAGTGGTGGATGTTTGTCATTTCACTCTTCTGGACAATGTCGTTCTTGCTGATTTCAGtgacatatttttcttttgaagtATAActtgctttaaagctgcattaatcacaGACAGAGCGGACAATTCCCAGAAGCACACCCAATGAATGTAAATCTAATAGTTGCTCACCTTTTAAGTCTGTTTTGGGGTTGTTAAGAAGGGAGACTCAACCAGATGGTAAATGCACTGGCCTCAAATAAGGCCTAAAAgctcagtggagctgcagataGTTCTACTGAGCTTGAAGTCCACATAGTCATTTAATtaaatattgattaatgcagctttaattttgcttGTTGCCATCCTTTTCTTTTCGTTTGATGTATGCATAACTTGATTGCTCATTGATCACTGTTCAGATGGCACATAAGTAAAGTACTGTTGTCTTCATCACTCTCACCTTGCAGTGATAAATATTGGTGTTTTCTTTACAATGCCCTCATAAGAAATTTAGTGATCTTATTtgtatgaaaaagaaagagaaagaatgaacTGAATATATTGTGCTTGTGTTGGTAAtaagtattttctgtgtttcagtgaagtGTATTAAGAACACACCTGCCTACTTTGCTGAGAGACTCTACAAGGCCATGAAGGTGAGACACCCTGTCGTGTTTTAGACAGAAGTTTTCTATACATTACGATATATGTGCAGCataatgtttcatttatgtgtttgcatgtgttcagGGAGCTGGGACCAAAGACAAAACCCTGATCCGGATCATGGTCTCCCGTTCCGAGGTTGACATGCTGGATATCCGCCAGGAGTATGTCAGAAACTACGGCAAGTCGCTGTACACAGACATCTCTGTAAGTATCTTCATCACAAATTGTATTTGATCCAATTTTAAAAAACGCAACATGATATTGTGACGCAGAGGTCTAAATCATTTGTCtatgcatttgttttctgtacagGGAGACACATCAGGAGACTACAAGAAGCTCCTATTGAAGTTCTGTGGGGGCAGTGACTGAAAAGGAAACGGTGACTCCCACATGAGAGAAATATTTTCTATGAATATGTTTTCTGCCTTTATCTATGTGCACTACATATAAACTGCAAATCTGCATGCCGTGCCAGTGCTCACAATGCAATGTTTACCTATTTTTAAGAGCGTTGATATCGCTACGCATTATCCCTTTTCTGTATACAGTATGGACAAAAGGTTTTATATTTTTTCACTTGGGCTGTCTTTGCTGGATATTTGAGTTGAATTTACATGGCCATACAATCGGAGATTACATTTGAAATTTTAGAgctatatatatttttaagatattttattTCAATTGTGCCAATAAGATCAGATATCTTTTGATATCTGCCACGTTTATCAGCATATTTCCTAATGCTGAATAAAATAGGAGACATAGAATACATAGCAGCTAAGTACCaaagttctgtttttttgttttttttttttgcaattgtGTAATCTCTTCTATATTTTGTCTACATGTAACTACTTTTTTCATTATAGTTACGCTGTATCTGCAGCAGATGCTTTAATCTGTATATTGTAGACATCATTGtacaatcctgattccaaaaaaattgggatgctgtgtcaaacataaataaaagcagaatgcaatgCATGCAAATTAATGCAATCATTTGATGACAATCTTCGTTTTCTGATAAGTTTTCCAAAGTCAGAGATGTGTCATATTATTCTTTATACAATCATGCGAATCACTAAGTGGTGAAACTCGCTCCGTCCTTACTTtctgaaccactgagcctttttAAACTGCATGCTCCTTTCATACTCAGTCGTGATATCATCATGACTACGCTGACTGCtccacaactttctcagtcttttgttgctcctgtctcaactcaatgaggtaaaacattaaatatgtttgtactgtttttatttgagtCTGTGTCAAAAAGGTTCAGCAAGctgtcacagtctgttttattcatgttttacacagcaacttttttggaatccaGGCTGTAGCATGTAAAATTCAAGAATCCCATTTCATAGATTGTTGGTGATTTTAGCTTTTATGAGTCTCAGAAAATAAATACTGAGAAGGCACACTGGGAGTATATGAGGTTTATTACTTGTGAAATACAGTGAAATTGTTTGAAAAACATCCACATATGAACAAGACTTCAAAATAATGTCTCATTGTATCCCTTTAGTGGTCCACAATCAAGGTTGTCCCTGGATATGACACGAATGGTTTCATTGACTTACTAACCAATAATAATATCCAACACTGTCATGACCTTCTCATGACTGCTCTCATACTGTTTGCACTTGGTAGTAGACCCAGTTTGCCAGTAGAGAGCAGTGAAGTCCTCAATCAGCTACTCCAGAAGTGTAAATTTCAACAAACATAGCTCCTTACAAATGCTCTGCTATGAAGAATATGGATCATTACATGATGGCAGTTAACCAATAACCAAGAACTCAGTTGAGTTTAAATTCATGCAGGCAGCACAATAAACAAGCATCTTCATTCTCTGACACTGAATATGTTTTGTCAATGGCAAAAACCACCTGGTAAATACACCATTTTATTCAATCAATACAGATACATAATTTGTCTTTCCTTGAGGGGCATAAAGCCAGCGTGCATGGCTGCACATGCAGCTCTTCATGCCTTATTGCGCCCTGTTGGCTTCATTTAAAATACCATTGAACACACTTGACTGTAGAGACGTGGCTCTGCGCTCGACAGGctacagtagtgtgtgtgtgtgttaactgcACTACGATCAATAATTCTGTGaagtgggtggggggtgggggggtccaTTAAGCTGCCTTGGCCACAATAAACACGTCTAGCACGTCTGCAGTGCTGTCAGGGGGACCCTTGGGTAACAGCCATGCTGGAAGAATCATTTTTTGATCATATTGTGTTAAAATTGACTAGAAATGGCAGAAAAGGCTTGAGGGCTTTAGATAGATGTTTAGATTACAATAACTAGAATTTTAATGAAGATTAAACACGATTAGATTGGTTTTGAGAAGATAATTTAGACATCGTTATATGAGTTTTATATGGTAATTTCTAAGTGTTCCAGCATGGATCTGCCAACATTGTACTTTTGATATCATTATGATCAGAAACCTCCCATCTGTTGCAGGCATCCAGCTGAAGGCTGTGTAATTTACTGTTAATTAAAAACCAGGAATTGGCCAATTTAAAGTCTATTATAACTCTAATCATTTGGGAATCCTCTCAAGAGTGCCTTGAGGTCTGAGGTATTGTGGGGAAATGATGGCTTCCTAAAAAAATGCTAGTATGGTGATGGACAGCAGCAAACTCCATTCTAACTGCTGCCTCATTTTTCAGTTGTTCACTCAAACCTTGGGAACACGAGCATTCTTGTGTATTCTTGAAGGGCTGAAGGTAAAACAGGTGCTGAGAATGAATTATGCAAAGATGAGGTAAATAAGAAAGTGTCAAAAGTGAGTAGATAATAAAGTAATTGTTTTGCCACCTTGAGCACAGGCAGGATTCCATGAACTAAATCTCTGTTCAGACTggtaataaaatataaaaaatccATAAAATTTTCTGTTTCAGACTATCTGGCCGGGATAAATGATGGATATGCTCGCTGACAGTCTCTTCAATAAAAGATAAAGCTATTATCTTCCCTGATCTCGGCTGTCTGATAAACAAATCTGTTTAATAATATTTCAGTAAATTATCAGACAGCTAGAAACACCACCCCTGTTGTCTAAATAATAAACTCGTTCGTACCCCCAAGATAAAAAGCATCAGGCTGTCTTCTCTATTCAAATGCATGTCCTCAGAAGTAGGGTACAGACACAGCCGTCCAATCTGTGTCAGCTGTGGGGACTTGCTTCCCTTTGATATGAATGAATTGTAATTAATTTTTCATCTGAAGGGGATAGCACATGGTTGCACAAGCTATGAAGCCAGCATGGCAGggaaatgggggggggggggggggggggggagagggagagagttgtAGATGTCACAATGAGATTCAGTGCATGCATGAATAAGGTCACGGTTTGAGAGGTATGCCTGCAGACGCCTGCCCCTGTGCCAACAATCTCTATTCAGATGTAAACTGGAAGCAGAGtgcatccatcatcatcatattgTATTTCACAAGCCCTaccaaaaatacacatttcgTTTGTGGCCCTAACATGTTGATTATATGTTCACATATGGCTCACTGCTCTTCTATTTTATCCAAAACACAgatgcagcacacactgaaactggcTGCAGTGCAGCTTGGATACACGGAGCATTAGCCTGTGCCTGCACTGACAGTATTACGCAAGGGCTGAATAAAATCCTCATCTTTTTATCACTGCTCTAGCATTTTTCCTAAATAAAATTCTAAATATACTCAGTGAGGATAACTTTGATTATGAGTGGACTGATCTGATGTGATGAGATTTTTTTAGGTCAGAAATTCATCTAATGCAGTGTGGTGATATAGTGAGTCACATCAAATCAATGGaattcacacagaaaataaagtatTCAGGCATAAAAGCAATACTGCAATATAAAAAGACCTCCACTCCAAGTAAAAGCCTTGCATTGAAAACGTGAACTGTACTTAAGTAtggaaagtaaaagtactcagaatgcagaaaaatggctcCAGTGAGTCTTATACTATCATATAGTATAATAATTAGATGATTATTAGGCCTACTGTTGCATTAATCTGTAATTAGCAATGTACTATTGTAGTTATTGTAATCTTATATACTGCAAGGTTAATTTAATCTGTCTAAtcattctattttatttattcatcagtaCATATGTATTTTAGAAGTACATACAGTTGGGTGAAAACATAGGTGTATgtcacaaatatatataaaaagcaaCAATGGCCAGTAATGTACAATGTCTATATGCAAGTCAAGTGTCTCTGTGGAGCCAAGAAATACATATTGAATGGATATAGTCTACATGAAGTGGGTGGCTATATAATACATGTCTCTATATACAGCATATACAGCGTGCAGGATTTATTTTGACAATGATGAATATGTACATGCTAAAAACTGTGTATTTTaaactgtaaatatttaatttagaATTTGTAGGTAAATAAGTAGTAAATGTGCACTTACattcctccactgcagacaaCAGAAGCATGCATTTTATTAATACAGATGGTTGCCTTACTCTCAGGATGAGCTCTCTTCACCCATCTTTACCCTTACATCGACGTCTTTAATACGTCTTCAGATTTTCATGCAAATTCTCTCCATTCTCATTTTTTCCGCCTGGGATTTTCGACGTACTACGGAGCGTGTACGCCCATTGAAGAAAAGGGTGTGTTTTCGTAAAACCCCGCCCCATTTCGCCTTATATGGTCATCGAACTGAACGTTGATTGACAGCgggcagcagctgctgagttGCTCAGACATGGCGGAGGATACAGTGTAACTGAGGATCAGCGGCGGAGTTACGTGAGTTTTCCCAGCAGTTGAGTCGTCTGAGGGCGCATTAAATGACACATAAGAGGAGGACAATGTGTTCGGCTAAAGCGTACTCTGAGGGGAAGCAAAAAACGACCTGAACTGCCACACACGAGTAAGATGGAAAAATGTATCGCTGTTTAGTGCAGTCAACAGCCTTGGGCAACAAATATGGCTTCTTGTGCCTTTTTCAATATGCTATAAAAATTGATCTCCCATGCGAGCTAATGCCGTGGTGGCTCCGGCTAACTTCTGCAAGCCGCGGTAAGTTAAGTTCACTAGTCGCTCGGTACTTTTGATCGGTGAGGATATCGCATCCACTTGGCCGTCTGGGTTAGCTGGGAAGCTACGGAACTACAGCGGATAGCAATGGAGCCAAAGCACAAAGAGTTGCTCGACCAGTGCCACCAGAACTTATTGGAGTCCATAACAGATGCGGACCGAGTGATCGAGCTGCTGATAGTCTCCGGTACCTTGAGCCAGCTCGATAGGTTCGAGCTGGACCAGAACTGCTCGTCCAGCGCCGAGAAAGTGGACCACCTTTTGAAGATGCTGATGAACAAGGAGAGCGACCATTTCCTCGACCTGTGTGTGGCCCTGGAGAAGGCATACCCTGACCTGCACGCTGCCCTGTTCAGCAACAACGGCGGAGGACCTGTGGACCA contains:
- the anxa11a gene encoding annexin A11a isoform X1, with product MSYPGYPPQVGGYPPQPGAYPPQPGAYPPQPGVYPPQAGGFHPQAGGYPSQPGGYPPQPGAFPPQAGGYPPQGGGYPQAPPPGSWGGGPSGGYPSIGLDSLSNPGYNAGMASQTSPGMGGFTPNPSMYAQAPGAYPSPPQPSGYGAPFPNQQSYGLYPQPGGTMPPNQGPGMGYPGQPGQPMPGYPRAPSPNPPMAGYGGAPSPNPPMAGYGGAPSPNPPMAGYGGAPAPMPGYPKVPSPNPSMPAYGGGAMPVAPPVNRGFRGTIKDFPGADPLKDVEVLRKAMKGFGTDEQAIINLLGSRSNKQRVPLLRAYKTSYGKDLIKDLHSELSGDFRKLVMASLKSPAEFDASELHSAIKGAGTDEACLIEILSSRSNAEIKEINRIYKLENKKSLEDAISGDTSGHFRRLLISLAQGNRDERETVDISLAKQDAQALYAAGENKLGTDESKFNAILCARSKPHLRAVFLEYQQMCGRDIEKSIGREMSGDLESGMLAVVKCIKNTPAYFAERLYKAMKGAGTKDKTLIRIMVSRSEVDMLDIRQEYVRNYGKSLYTDISGDTSGDYKKLLLKFCGGSD
- the anxa11a gene encoding annexin A11a isoform X2, translated to MSYPGYPPQVGGYPPQPGAYPPQPGAYPPQPGVYPPQAGGFHPQAGGYPSQPGGYPPQPGAFPPQAGGYPPQGGGYPQAPPPGSWGGGPSGGYPSIGLDSLSNPGYNAGMPGGTMPPNQGPGMGYPGQPGQPMPGYPRAPSPNPPMAGYGGAPSPNPPMAGYGGAPSPNPPMAGYGGAPAPMPGYPKVPSPNPSMPAYGGGAMPVAPPVNRGFRGTIKDFPGADPLKDVEVLRKAMKGFGTDEQAIINLLGSRSNKQRVPLLRAYKTSYGKDLIKDLHSELSGDFRKLVMASLKSPAEFDASELHSAIKGAGTDEACLIEILSSRSNAEIKEINRIYKLENKKSLEDAISGDTSGHFRRLLISLAQGNRDERETVDISLAKQDAQALYAAGENKLGTDESKFNAILCARSKPHLRAVFLEYQQMCGRDIEKSIGREMSGDLESGMLAVVKCIKNTPAYFAERLYKAMKGAGTKDKTLIRIMVSRSEVDMLDIRQEYVRNYGKSLYTDISGDTSGDYKKLLLKFCGGSD